The Candidatus Nanoarchaeia archaeon DNA window GCATAATCAATTTCAATGATATCCTCAATGCGCCTGCGTACCGCAAGCTGAGGAAATTCGGGAAAATCGGGATTTACGGAAGTTTTGCAAGCGGCACGAATGACAAGGACAGCGATCTGGATATCTGGATTCAGACAAGTCGGAAAGAGCTTGAGTTACGGCCCCTTATACGGGAATTGGAAAAGCGATTAAACACGAGAGTAAATCCTGTGTTCCTGACGAGCCAAAAGATAATCTCCTTAAAGAAGGACGACCCTGAGTTTTATACAAGATTATTGTTAACATCAATCGGTGACTTATTTGATCAATGAGAAAGAATGCTTTCAGAAAGGCCTCTTAAGAAAGACCTCCCCTCAATTGGACCTGGCTAAGAAGGA harbors:
- a CDS encoding nucleotidyltransferase domain-containing protein, producing the protein MNIFPLLTSTNIRILKLIDKEQLHIRDIADNLGISPGTVHKLAAFLKKTGLASETKQKNRILLSLNKHHPILKEIKRIINFNDILNAPAYRKLRKFGKIGIYGSFASGTNDKDSDLDIWIQTSRKELELRPLIRELEKRLNTRVNPVFLTSQKIISLKKDDPEFYTRLLLTSIGDLFDQ